Genomic window (Arachis hypogaea cultivar Tifrunner chromosome 13, arahy.Tifrunner.gnm2.J5K5, whole genome shotgun sequence):
CCATTTCCTCAATTCCTCCCTAGACATACAGGCAACAATTTAGTAATTCAGTTTACACGgaaatttttttgaacaaaaaaaaaggcAGTTAGGATTTTATGTAAGTATAaggtttttatttctaattttatacCCACTACTTTGATCTGAGTAAATCATCATTCAGGATCAATAATATGAGTTTGAAATACTGGGATGAGTAGTCAACTTCATTCTCCATAGACCAAATTCAAGAGTGTTAATGGTTTGTGCCTCATTTTACCAATTTATTCAATTCTGGCAATTTCCAATCAGTATTGGTCAAATGTTATTTATAGTATGATTCATTATTATTATGGTTAGCATCAAAGAAAAAGTGGAATGCATTTAAATGGCATGCATGAAACAGCAGTAAAAAAATGCAGAAAAGAGAGATAGAGAACTCTTACGTTCTGCAATACACAAGACGGAGAACAAAATGAGATATAATATCCTTGTTCAGAACCTGAGACGAATCTTGATGTCTCATATTTGTTTTCCACAGCTCATTTACCTGCACAAAGGAGTTTTACTTTCAAATAAGAATGGTCCAAATACCAAATGacataatcaaataaaatagtaacCGATTAACGACGATTTATCCACTGTTTTTACCAATTTTTCCATTTCGTCCGGTTTCTTTCCCCTTGACAAGCCATCAGATATCCCCTTGAGAACTACAACCAGCAACAAAAGCAAATTGAAACACTTCAAAAGCATGACAATGACGCAGCAACAGAAACTCAGTACAACTACACACAAATTTGATGCTAATCCAAtactttaaaaagaaaataaaataaacaatacaaGATTTCAGATCTTCAGTTGAACACAACACTCAAATTAACGCAAACCTACACAACCAGATCTcgctctcttttctttttctttttgcctaTGGTTTCTTAGGTACGTCAGATTATCCAAACCCTAGGTAACAGAAGAGTAGGCGTTTTGAAACATTAATCGAACGTGCACAGATCTTTCGaattggaagaagagaaaaagaggaaAGATTGACCTCGTAGACGATCGATGGCAAAAGATTCGAAATCTTCTAGCCTGACTTCGAGCTCTGGAGCGGAGCGATAAAGGGGAAGGGTCGGAGAAGCTGAAACGGAGCCACTGGAGGAGGAGAAGCTCCTGTGACTCTGATGAGATCGAACAACCTGCATCGTTTCTTGTGCGGCGGCGAAGACAGAGCAGTACAATCTGTGAATTGCTTCTCACAATGCAGAATATCGCGCGCCAAATAATTTGGCTTCGAGAGCAAATTGGCGGGAAACCATCTTCCATTGTTTTGGTTGTGAGAATTGGGCTTTCGTACAGTGAGAGAGATTCAAAAAAGGCTTTTTAAGATCAAAAAGAACTGTGGCGGAGGCCCAATAACAAGATGCAAAATATAAACAAGTcccccaaaaagaaaaagagactaGCCGACAACCCAAAATGAAAAGTCTCACTCACcgactttatttttgttttattttattgtccTCGTTCATTAAgggagtgtttttttttttcctgcaaaTACCATaatattgaattaaaattttttatactgtCTTATTTAAACAATCATTTTATATGAATGATTCCGCAAAACTCAATTTTATGTTTGAGTActttacataaaaatttaagaaaacttTCAATTATCCTGGtacattttagtaatttttaatcattgatcataattataaaaatatatatatataatatataattaaaattaatagttaaaatttactaaaaCATTCGTATattgatatatttaaaaaaaaatcaatttatataatttggttttttttttaaagtttatgtAACTCCTTGTTTAAATATAACAgtgtaaaaagatatgatttttataagaaaaaactACTAGAAAGAATTTgcaattattttaaaatactaGATGTCGTTGATCTGCGATATGACTACTTGGGAATCGCTTTTAACAAGCAAATTTTTTACTCCAAGCTATTTGGCTATCGAGAGCCCAGCTAAGATAGCCTCGTATTTGGCTTGATTGTTCGACACTAGAAATTTGCATTAAGGGATTGCTTGTACAAGAGTTCGTTCGGGGTTTCCAGAATCACCCCCACACTGCCTGAAACATTATTGGAGGCTCTATCCACGTGGAGCTTCCACTATTGGGTCAGAGGCTTAGTATCAAGATTGGCCATTTTGGCCAAGAAGTCTGCCTGGGCTTTGATAACATGCCTTGGTTGGTAAGCGACGTCGAACTGTGATAGCACATATCTTACCTGtcaatttggatttttgtagcacCTTTCCGATAGGCTGGTTGATTCGTACTATGATTGGGTGGCTTTGGAAGTATTGCTTGAGCTGTCGAGATGAGATGAGTAAGGTAAAAGCTAGTTTTCCCACCACAAGTATCGATTTTTTGTATTTTGGAATACCTTGCTGATGAAATATGCTAGAAATTGTCAGCTCCCCGCTTCCCGAATGAGCATCATGCCCATTGTTTTGTCTGGGATCGCTAGGTATAGATATAGCATCTCTTCGATTTGCGATTTTGCCAACACTGGTGGTTCCGACAAGAGTTTCTTAAAGTGTTGAAAAGTGGTCTCGCACTCCTCCTTCCATTGGAAAGTGATCCTTTTTTTCATCAAGTTGAAAAAAGGGAGGGCCCCTTGTGCCGAAGCCACGCAAAAATGTGAAAGGGCTGCAAATCTCTCTGACAGTCTTTGGACGTCTTTGACAGACCCGGGACTGGCCATCTAGATGATCGCGTCGCATTTCTCCGGATTGGCTTCGACCCCTAGCTAGGTTAGCATAAAGCCGAGAAACTTACCCGCTTCCATTGTGAAGGCACATTTTGCCGAGTTCAGGTGCATCTTGTGTTCGCGGAGGGATCCAAAAATTTGGCAAAGATCATCTAGCAAAGATTCTTACTCGGAGGTCTTGACGAGCATATTGTCAACATACACTTCTATCGTCTTGCTAATTTGACTTTGGAAGATTTTGGTCATCAGTCGTTGGTACGTGGCCCCGGCGTTCTTCAGGCCGAAGGGCATGGCCGTATAGCAGTAATTGTCGTTCAGGGTGATGAATGTTATTTTCTCCTCGTCAGGTAGATGTATCGGTATCTGGTTGTACCcggaatatgcgtccatgaagctcagatactTGTACCCAGATGACAAGTCGACAAGGTTGTCGATGTTGGACAGTTTGATCGAGTCCTTAGGAGAAGCCTTGTTCAGGTCCGAGTAGtcaacgcacatcctccatttacCATTGGACTTTTGGACCATCACCACGATCGACAACCAAGTTGAGTATGTGAGTTCTCGAATAAAACCGGCTTATAGGAGGGTGgttgttttccttttttactTTGGCCACTCTGTTTGCCAACATCTTTTGTCGCTTATGTGCCATTGGCTTTGCCTTCGCCCTTCACGGCAAGTTGGTGGGACATGAAACCAGGGTCCAGGCCTAGCATGTCCGCGGGGTCCACGCGAAGAGATCCCCGTTTTCTCTCAAGGGAGATTCCAGGGGAGCTTTTAGTTCATACGGCATGCTTTGTTCCGGTTCTGGCCTGGGACATTTTTTTATCCTTGCATCTAGATCTGCCATGAATATTCCTATTCCGTCACGAGATTTTTTTCGAATGCTCAGGCTGGTGTGATCACAGGCTACTGTCGCTTCCAAACCGCCGTATATGGTTCCAATTGCGTTGTCGCCTGCCCAAAATTTCATGGTTAGGTATCTTGTGAATATCACCGCGTATAAGTCCTTGAGCGTCTTTCTGCCCAAAATGACATTGTATGCGGTTGAGTCTTGGAAGACAACAAAGTTGGCCATGACAATTTGCCTCTTGACCCTATTTCCTATGCTGGTAGGGAGCTTGACTGCCCTGTCCGACTTGATGAAGAAGTCTCCCAGGCCCACCACCCTGTTCTGGTGTGTGTGGAGGTCACAGTCACGGAGCCCGAGGGCATCGAAGGCGTTCCTAAGCAGGATATTCGAATCGGTGCCCGTGTTTACCAGTATCCTCTTTATGAGCACGGATCCTATCCTGACCATAGTAATCATGGGCGGGTCATCAGTAACGTCCTGGATCCGGTAATTCTGTGATCAAAATGTGAAATCGAGAAAGGTTGGTGGCGTGCGGTGTTCTGAGGCTGTTGTTGCAAAGATCTTAAGCTCTCTCGTCTGGGAGGCCTTTGACTTCTCGCTTGACCTCCCAACCACCACATTGACCACGATGGTGGAGTCCACCTCGGCTTCCTCCCTTGATGGTGGTCTGCCTGCTTGGGGGTTGAGGCCCTCTCCCATTTTCGGAAATCTCTCTCTTGCCAGTTTTCGTAGTTCGTGTAATTTTTTGTGTATTCAAAAAGTTTTCCATCACGGATGTCTTGCTCCATCTTCATGCTCTTTAATAATGAAAATTCGCTGCCATAAGTGCTACCACAACTTAGAAATAATAGACTGAATATTATTTGGAGTGAACCTATTTTCTTAGTTTTCCGTTAAGATTTCAAAACTCTATACAATTTCTAGATATAAAaggaataaataatttaaaatttaatctttttataatttaaatttaaaattaaatattttatctcacatctatctatctatttcttttatataaaaattgttaCCAAAAATATTCTATATTCAAATAATGACATATAGATTCTTTAAAATGTTGCTATGTCAGCATATTAGTATAGATGTAatttgattaaatatattttttcctttCAATCTCAATATTAATTCTTGTAACGATTTTATAATAATTAGCAAAATAATCCTTATAATTAaaatctcattttaataatgctaaatgtcttttttcattatttaatttatattttataacggTTCTCATAATAATTAACAAAGTTTTCTTATGTAAAGTATCATATGTGTGAGGTCCTAAATTGTAGATTAAAgtatcttcaattttttttagagacATATGAAATACTCTTTTTTGGTGACGAAAAAATATCAAACgaacaaacaaaaataaagaactgCTTAAGAAGAAGGGTAGTTCCGCTGAATATTATTCTCAAACTCCTTTCAAGGTAACGGAAGTTTCACATGGTGAAAAAGAGTCCTCATCACCGTCTTTGTCATGATGTCTGCCACTGTATTTGTATCTTTCAAGATCAACCGAATATTAACTCGCCATTTCCAAAACATGATATCCCGGATTTTCATCATTAAAGGATCAACAAAACCAGAACAATCCTAGGAATTATTGACAAGAGTAAATGCCTCCACACAAtctgtctcacaaataacatttttatgtCCCAAGTTGCAGGCTAaaagatatcctctccaaatagcgaGCAACTCTCCTTGCAGAATATTAtgactctcaattgttcccaaACAATCTCGTTGCCAACTTTCattccaatctctgctaacacagGAAAACTAATTCAAGCACCATTACCAGGGTAACTAGCATCATAGTTAATCTTAAAGGTATCCACCAAAGAAGATCCAATCGccactaatagtagaggaaataAATACTCattgcaactcaaaaatattctaaagttttttttttttcgagaaTAAAAATCATACTAAGTTAGTCACCTTATTTGTAGACTAAGGTTCATGGGATGAAAGATCTCATTATTCTTAAAATGCCAAATTCaccgaaaacgaaaaaaaaaacttaaaagataTTGTTTGCCATAAAGCAAGGACCATACTATTGCTAATTCCTAATTTTAGACTATTACAATCAAATTTATGTCTAATAATCCATTTTTTTTTGCATGCACTTTAATAGTATTATAGAATACACAAGTAACTATAATaatgttaaataaaattataacttgCATTCGATCTTTACAATGTTTACTTTTGAATTGAttcaaactaaaataatatttaatgttattttattttatttaaatatttatattttaattttatccaataaaaaatacaatttatttatacttatcaaaataattgataatataaatataaaaggtTATTTTAAATTTCGAAACATAAATTAGTAAAGGAAAAGTTTAGGGgcagcaattttattaaattttggccagcatgtaaccagcagaaaaatgtgagtcattggatgaaatctcacatcaatctcataccattaaatcattattgatgactatttaatggctaccaatcacaaaagttgctgacccATAGCATTTCTCATTAGTAAAAATAACTTTAGAGATTATACAAATAATTACCTtacataaaatcttaaaatattcATAACCCATAATTTTTaggtaattaaattttaatagtttcaaaaaatatattttttaaaaaattatttatcatttgtatttaaaatgatttttataatatttattaatcacCTTTGTTATTTATTTGAATCAACAACAAAAGAGACATATCACTCAGAGTCATTGTACCAGCTTGGACCAAAGTTCCCCACATATGCAGTAACACTAACGGAATCCCATGTCCATGACCAGAAAGATGAACGTGTTCATCGGAGAAAATAAATAGTGTGTACTCATGACTCATTAAATGATTTAGGTATAATTCTATGTAGGGTGTGAATTTTAGGTGTATTTATATCCATGGTTTCAAAGAGAATATACACAGGAAAATGCCGCGGAATCCTCACCCACCAAGGTAGGAGGATCGCGAAACAGCTACTTTGGTAACACTGTGTCCGCTGTTTCAGGCGGAAAGAACAAGAAGCCACTCATGAAagtgatggatgatgatgatgatgtgtttTGTGGCAAGTGTTTAGTTATGGAAGTGAAGGAGCTCCACAGCAGGACAGGCCAGACCATGTTTAATTTACAGTTCAGAGTGAATAACTGATCATGAAAagtttccaaaattcaaaacaaaacagGATCCTAAGAAACTAAGATTCTAGAGATAGTTATGCTTTGGACTCGAATGAATGTGCAAGTCACTGTTATGTGGGATACACGTGTAACTAACTAACATTCACACTTACACTGTCAGTAACTCCAAAATTCTTCATATCCAATACAAAACGAAATGCTATTCATTGATGAGGTAAACCAGTTCCACAGTAAAGGTTGTGTTTTTctgaataaaaaataaagcatCATCAGGGTCTTAAAAAAATTGGATAAATTATTTCAAATACCAAAcatattattttgatttcttttatgaTCTATGGACAGGTGACCCCAAAGCTCAAAATCTAAAATTGTCATATATTACACCATGTataatcaataattcaataattatgcATAAGAACATGGTAGGTCTCAATTTCTTTGGTATATATGATATGACCTTCTCCACCATTAGTGGCTCTCCACCAACTTTATTCCAACCGTTTTTCATTACCATTTCATTTGATGGCCCACATTTACTGAGTGATTCTGTTATATTAAATCCAACTCTgagtacatacatatacatatacaccACTAAAGTCATAACCTCCTAACTCTAACAGTAAATTCAGCATAAGTCGGAAGAGAAAGAGTTACTATTAACCAAACCAACTTTGAAACTTGGTGttctctcctcttctttttttttttccttcaggACTTACAACAACACACATTCTCTTCTGGGGTTGACAATGTCTACTGCTGTAGGAGCTGCCTCCACAACCAAGAATGTTCTCTTTGAAGCTAATTTAGGTGAAGAGATCACAAACAAGGTTGGCAATGGTGGGGAACCAGGCCAGCTTCCTTAcagtgatgatgaagaagaaactGATGAggcagaggaagaggaagatCCCAAGCTAGAATCTGACAAGGAAATGGATCCTCATCCTGGTCCTCAATTCTCTCTCAAGGAGCATATTGACAAAGACAAAGTAAGACTTTCCAAAACCAAAATGCTTCAATTCCTTCACTCCTCAGCTTTGACTTTTTAAAACTATTCTTTGATGAAAATCTTTGTGCTTCTCAAAGGATGATGAGAGtctgagaaaatggaaagagcaacttCTTGGAAATATTGATATGTCTGCTGTTGGAGGTACttacattttctttttcagtctctttcatcaaacaattctacaaatGATTATTTCATTGGAGATAATGCATCATCAACCTGACAGGGACAGTACATTTGCACTTAAACATACATTTAAGTTCTATTTGTAACCTCATGTTTGGCTTTTTTGCAAGTCATGAAATTCTAAAAAGCCCCCTTTTTTTTCTGTTGAAAATCAGAGAATAAGGATCCAGAAGTGAAGATAGTGAGCCTCACAATCACATGCCCAGGAAGGCCTGATCAAATCTTGCCAATTCCATTTACTAATGATTCTAAGAAGAGTGTCTTCACCCTTAAGGAAGGGACCAAATTCAGCCTCAAATTCACCTTCATTGTCTCCAACAACCTTGTTTCCGGCCTCAAATACACTAATGTTGTTTGGAAAACTGGTGTTAGAGGTGAGGCATACACCTCCTTTCTTCTGTGTAGTGCAACATTAATTTAACCTACCATATTTAAATTGTCTTGGTTACATATTAATTTTCATGAAACAGtggacaatataaaaaaaatgttgggAACTTATAGCCCACAGCAGGAACCATATACATATGAATTAGAAGAAGAAACTACCCCTTCAGGATTCTTTGCTAGGGGAATCTATTCAGCAAGAACCAAAGTAAGAAACTTCAATCACAGTTACAACATGGATTTACATTTTGTTTGATGAATGGGAAGAATTAACTAAATTTTCTTGGTGCAGTTTGTAGATGATGATAAAAAATGCTACTTGGATGCAAGTTATCAGTTTGAAATTCAGAAAAATTGGCCTACACCCCATTGAGACTCAATCTTGAGTAATCTATTGGAGGATCTGGTTCCCGTGATATCTTGTATCTTTTTCAGTGTCTGGTTGAAATTCAAATTTATGTTTATTAAATTCAGTTAGAGCAGTTAGTGCACATGCATGATGGTACATGGTACTACTATAATCCTCCCCTTATTATCTGCCATGgaaccctttttttctttttcttttcatttaaatAACTATAGACATTGCATTGCATTCATTCCACCAAAGATGCCTCCAAGAGTTATTTGTCATTATCTGCTAAGAGAGTGAAGGGTGGAAGTGTGGGGTGAAAGTGAACTCCATGTGGGATAATTAAAGAAATGGAAATCAAGAAGTATCTTCAACTGCTGCCTGTTCTCTCTGAAGCAAATGGCCAAAAGTTCCATCAATTGCCTTGTGGTCCAGTAGCTTTTCTGAAAATGATCACCACATGCTGTTTACTAACTATTGaaatcagaaaaataaattaatagaagAGGGTAGAAGCAGAATTTCCAATTGAATTATTTTGTAATGAAGACATCACTCAAAATTCCAACATACTGGCAACTAAATTTAACTTGAAACATTTTGCTGTTGCTTTGTGAGTTTCAGTTCTCCAAGATTTTGCCTAATTTGACCATTTTTGTCAATTGAGTGTTGCAAAATTCTACAAACAAAGAGGATTGGATTTGCCATATATTTCTTTACCCACATTCCCTGTATTCGTAATCTTGGTGGGCATCAATGATTTGATATATGATAAATAATGAAGGCATTCCATCAAGCTTCCTTTCTTTCCAAGTAAAGAtcaataattactaaaataatgaTCACAAGATCACTAAAAACCAATGAGTACCAATAGTTAAGTACTTATCCATATAGGGAATATTAGGAATATTTCTTAGGAATCTATTGAGTCACGGGTTTATATAGCCTTGCACAATTCTGTGTTTATCTGTTGGAAAAGATTATTAAGGTCAATCAAATAAGTGCATGTGAAGGCAAGTGAAATCAGTCAAATTACACATGAATATAGTAGAGTAGGTTCAAGGTAGGATCACCCATTGAACATCTTATTCTTCAGTTCTTTccaaattttcttgtttctttttgaCAAAATATCATACAAAATAAGATGATCAAATTAGAGGGGAAGAAGTGCAAATGGAACTCATTGATGAAAATTTCCGTCCTGTATTTTACTCTCTAACCAAGCATATTCAGGCATGGTGATATCATATTTTGATGCAACGTATTGATTGGATTCAATTTGCGCCTTAAcattctttgtttaatctttgccACAAGATGGCTTATGATTGTTAAAACCCAACAAGATGTATTCAGATTCCAAAATTAGCTAACAACCACATTAATTTTCTATTGCATGTTGACAACTCCCACTCACTTTCTGAGTTATATACACTGTACAAAGCCTttagacaaaaaatatatacatgcAATCTGTAGTTTCCAAAAAAATTTATGATAATAAGcaacaacaaatgacaacaatGATAATATGATATCACTCTGGAAAGAGAAGAGCAGTGGCCAGGAATCAGCAGTAATCTAACAATGCAAACTTCACTTGTATTCCAATCTTACCACCGTCCGTGACGAGCTTGGCAGCAGTCACCAACCAATGACCCGGAGCATCATGCGGCCCTCGCACAACCTCAGCTGTCTCCACATATTTAAGCAGTTTACCTGAGCGAACCGGCACAGGTGGACCCTCTGGATAAATACCGGAGTTTAGCGCTGCTGGAGCCTGTTTCCGTGGAGCAGTGTTACTCTGTTGAGTGAATGAAAATGTTGTGCTCAAATTTGTGAAGAAAGATAACTTTCTTGAACCCTCTGGTGCGCCAGCCCACTCTGACTTCCGGATACTGCAATTAGGTATATGCGTGAAGAGAAGACGCAGATGAAGCACATTCTTTGGCCAACTTCCTTTACTAAGGATTTGTGCCCCAGTTACAACATAAACACCACTCGAGCCATTCAACCAATTCGGGTCATGCTTAACTACTGATGTGCACACCTTTGAGAATCTCTTCCATCTGACTGGTTCCAGAAATTGGTTGCTGGATTCATGGTCATCGGACCCTCGCCACATAGATGCTGTTTGCAGGGTTGAGGTGCCAGAAGAAAGAACCATGGTATTTGGAAGGCTCGAAAGATGTTGTACATGTAATGCGAGTCTATCACATTTCCGGCCTTCCAAGTACAAGCGGAGACCAACCACAGGTTTTTGTTCAGTTACCACCTGGCATTTTGTATAGAACAGAATACTCTATGAGAAATATATGGTCAACAAGACAAGACTCAGggcaaataatgtaaataataaaatGAAGACGAAATCCCTACAAAGCTGTGAAGCCCATATTAGAAAGACTCTCGAAAAGAATAAACTCCTATGAGCATCTTTGCCCTAGTGTCATGACTCCTGAAGACTAACATGAACCATGTTATACTATTATGTTTAGTACAATTTCTCCAATGGAATTTCTTATAAGGAGGAAAAAGGAAGTTTCTGTCGCAACTTCTTTTTGGTCTGAATATGTATATCACAACTCAGTTCCATAATCCAAAACATTTCTCACTGGATTTAAATCCTAATCCAACCTGATACCAATATTTCAGACTGCTACGAGAACTTTCCTTTGACAAAACCCGAGGTAAGATTTTGCATGAAAATGGTTACAGATAAGACAAATCGCCTAAATTTATAACACCCCATACAAGTTTCACCCCATTTtacaacccccccccccccccccaacaaaaaaaaaaccatagtTATTTATTTTCAGAGCAAAGTAAGAGTGAAGTCCAGTACAAGCAATACTAGGTTGCTCAAACAGGAGCCTTCGGTTAACAGTACCTGTGTAGAGCTGATATGGAGCTTTGGACCCATGAAACTAAATTGCAGGGAACAGGAAGACGTCTTCGTCCGCTGATGCCTGAGAGGTAGCTCGCAAAACATTGGCGCCCATTGCTTGGGAATTTGAAACTCTAAGAAATATTGTATATCTTCAAGAGGAGGCTTGTCTGTAGAGAACAAGTGAATCCGTTTAGTCATTTAGTGTTCAGTTATGTTGAGAGGGAAAAAATAGCACTATGCAAGAAATGATGGCTTTGCAACTTCATGTTTCGGAAAGCAAATATGATGAAGGTAACTTACACATGTCTAATTTACACCATTCAAATGTGCACAGTGTGTAGTTTAGTGCATAACTTAAAAAAACGTGCAAGATGGTCCATAAACTTATTAAAAGAGTGAAATGTTCCTCTTGACAGATGTCTATAGAAATTTCAATGGAATCAATCATGTTATGCCTCTGGTCAGGATTTTATGGTCGCAATTTCTGACAGATTTTGGATAGAAATCAGTGACGATGCCCATTTTGCACAAGTTTGTACATTTTTAAGGGCTACAAGGCACATTGAGTCAAGATAAAGGTGTAAACTGCACTCTTCCCTAGTTTTTCTGTTGGAGCTCATCTATATCATGGTTAATCAACCGAAATGAGTAAAAGACAACAGATTTATGTGTATCACTGTTCGATATAAGAAGAACTTACAACGTAAATACAAGTTGATTGCATGGCTAAGATAGCCACTTCCAGGAATCCCAGTTAGAAGTGATGAAATAGGAACGAATTTGAAGAGGATTGCTTCAGGATTAGAAGGCACTGTCTGGAGCCAATTTGAGTGACTGTTCTTGAACATATCTCCTCCTCTTTTGGAGCAAATAATAGTGAGGCCCTGTTCCAACATAAAGCAATATAGTCACATCCTAGTTCTTTTTCCCTCTTTAAACTTCAAATGTAAACATATCCAATTTGAGGCTTACATCTTTGCTTGATGTTTCTGAAATA
Coding sequences:
- the LOC112792611 gene encoding MACPF domain-containing protein At1g14780, translated to MAVEEEGAQFQMRALECVGKGFDLASDFRLKFAKGVGGGGKRLVVLDEMHKRDILIPAAGGASITIRGVSEDIRCDKGDRIRFKSDVLEFNQMSELLNQKSAVQGKIPSGYFNALFDLSGDWLRDAADIKYLAFDGYFISLYYLHLTASPLVLQEEVKKSVPAQWDPAALSRFIQTYGTHIVVGMAVGGQDVICVKQKHSSKISPGDLRRHLEDLGDFLFSDVRSPSLLQRQTADGKQKVPEVFNRVMQSNTMQFTTISETSSKDGLTIICSKRGGDMFKNSHSNWLQTVPSNPEAILFKFVPISSLLTGIPGSGYLSHAINLYLRYKPPLEDIQYFLEFQIPKQWAPMFCELPLRHQRTKTSSCSLQFSFMGPKLHISSTQVVTEQKPVVGLRLYLEGRKCDRLALHVQHLSSLPNTMVLSSGTSTLQTASMWRGSDDHESSNQFLEPVRWKRFSKVCTSVVKHDPNWLNGSSGVYVVTGAQILSKGSWPKNVLHLRLLFTHIPNCSIRKSEWAGAPEGSRKLSFFTNLSTTFSFTQQSNTAPRKQAPAALNSGIYPEGPPVPVRSGKLLKYVETAEVVRGPHDAPGHWLVTAAKLVTDGGKIGIQVKFALLDYC
- the LOC112792612 gene encoding rho GDP-dissociation inhibitor 1, giving the protein MSTAVGAASTTKNVLFEANLGEEITNKVGNGGEPGQLPYSDDEEETDEAEEEEDPKLESDKEMDPHPGPQFSLKEHIDKDKDDESLRKWKEQLLGNIDMSAVGENKDPEVKIVSLTITCPGRPDQILPIPFTNDSKKSVFTLKEGTKFSLKFTFIVSNNLVSGLKYTNVVWKTGVRVDNIKKMLGTYSPQQEPYTYELEEETTPSGFFARGIYSARTKFVDDDKKCYLDASYQFEIQKNWPTPH